A window of Lytechinus variegatus isolate NC3 chromosome 15, Lvar_3.0, whole genome shotgun sequence contains these coding sequences:
- the LOC121429001 gene encoding uncharacterized protein LOC121429001, producing MADIEDLVFEVEEAIFGLAVGQLPMVCTHLAIPSSETEGKPRKFLVRRLQRLVRELGDNEAGAATLAALKDILQGLKDESLEEVPDLHLPVVKDAVEEKPSIPVPVQPMQMIRKELRISGQVGDSSHKDRLTLSSLNHQIDAALLKGYSEAEVVESVLKAIHPSLRLRSYLESCSNLNLGTLKAFLKSHYQEQDATELYQELSQATQGKTESAQSFVMRALDLRQRIIRASEDTTTGLKYDVSLVQNMFIHTIITGLLNDQIRQDLKTSLSVTTSDEELLEKLHTAVALESKRQLKAGIRPAARVNVITEDNAEPAKQRNKSQHPEFEMMKGFAAQLAELKACVAALQDRTPAPGPMPADGRPPRPKGCERCREQGRGNDCRHCFKCGSSEHYARGCRKRNQGNGQGSTRGDRV from the coding sequence ATGGCAGACATCGAGGATTTGGTGTTCGAGGTGGAGGAGGCGATATTTGGTCTGGCAGTAGGACAACTGCCAATGGTTTGCACCCATCTAGCTATCCCGTCATCGGAGACAGAGGGGAAGCCCAGGAAGTTTTTGGTCCGTCGACTTCAACGGCTAGTAAGGGAGCTGGGAGATAATGAGGCTGGTGCAGCCACGTTGGCTGCATTAAAGGACATTCTGCAAGGGTTGAAGGACGAGAGTCTAGAAGAGGTACCAGACTTGCACCTGCCTGTTGTAAAAGATGCGGTGGAGGAGAAGCCTTCAATTCCGGTTCCGGTTCAACCCATGCAGATGATTAGAAAGGAGCTGCGAATCAGCGGTCAAGTGGGTGATTCGAGTCACAAGGACAGGCTAACTCTATCTAGCCTCAACCACCAGATAGATGCAGCTCTTTTGAAAGGATATTCAGAAGCTGAGGTTGTGGAGAGTGTTTTGAAGGCCATTCACCCCAGCCTAAGGCTTCGATCATATTTGGAAAGCTGCTCCAACCTCAATCTTGGTACTCTCAAAGCATTCTTAAAATCGCATTATCAGGAGCAGGATGCGACTGAATTATATCAAGAGCTTTCTCAGGCAACCCAGGGGAAGACTGAATCAGCACAGAGCTTCGTGATGCGGGCTCTGGATCTGCGCCAGCGGATAATCCGGGCCTCCGAGGACACAACAACTGGGCTGAAATATGACGTCAGCCTGGTGCAGAATATGTTTATTCACACAATCATTACTGGGTTGTTGAATGACCAGATCAGGCAAGATCTTAAAACATCTTTGTCTGTCACAACCAGTGATGAGGAACTCCTGGAAAAATTGCACACTGCAGTTGCCCTGGAATCAAAGCGGCAACTGAAAGCTGGGATCAGACCCGCAGCACGGGTGAATGTCATCACGGAGGACAATGCAGAACCTGCAAAGCAAAGGAATAAGAGCCAGCACCCGGAGTTTGAGATGATGAAGGGCTTTGCGGCACAACTGGCCGAACTCAAAGCGTGTGTGGCAGCCTTGCAGGATAGGACACCTGCACCGGGACCAATGCCAGCAGATGGCAGGCCGCCCCGGCCTAAGGGATGTGAGAGATGCCGAGAGCAAGGTCGGGGAAATGACTGCCGTCATTGTTTCAAGTGTGGTTCATCTGAACATTATGCCCGTGGATGCAGGAAGAGGAACCAGGGAAACGGGCAAGGGTCAACCCGAGGGGACCGGGTTTAA